The Meles meles chromosome 6, mMelMel3.1 paternal haplotype, whole genome shotgun sequence DNA segment CAAGAGGCTTCTCTTTGTTTATGGAAGTctaggaggggagggagaagaagggttAGATGATAGCCTGGAACACAGAGGTCGGACCTGCCCATCCCCCCAGACAAGCACTTGGTCCTGCTGTGGACATGCTGCCATGGCCAGCCTAGGAGTCCCATGGCTGCTGCCACACGCTGTGAGTTCCTGGGCCTGCTTCAGGCCCACCAAGCATGCCAACTGAGTTAGCAGGGTGCTAAGCACCCATCCCCCTCATCCTTCCCCTCTGACTCATCTACCCATGCACCCATCCCTTGGGGTGCTCCTTCACCCCATCTGTCTGGCACAGGAGAACCAGCCTGGGCAgtgcactcagacacccctgggtCCCAATTTCTGCTCTGCGTATCATCCCCACCTCACTGCACCTCATTGGGAAAATGCAGGGGACCACACTAAATTCCCTGCCCTGCTGGCTCACAGGGAGAGGCCCTGGATAGGCACTATTTCCCCTTGTCCCAGCGTAACTATGACTGGGGCCCCTTTTACCCCAAGACTGCCCGGGTTTCAATGGTTAATTATATGGTTCCTCTTCTCTTAGGAGACCCCTGGACTGCTGGGCCACTGGGCAGACAGAGTGGTGGCCTTCATCTCAGTGCCAAGTAGACTCCACAATCTGTTTTACTAAGGGGGACACTGAGGGAGGAAAAACACCCTCACGGTCATCTCAGAGGCAATATTTGTCCAGATCCTGGCCTCCTGACCCCACCTAAGCctcctgtctccttccttccatGGCCTCTGCCATACGCTTGCCATCTTTCAGATGTCCTGATGGACTAGACAGAATTCTGGAGATCTGAGGCCCAACTTTCCTGCTCCTCTCTCTAAGAAAGGGTCCCACCCACACGGCCAGCATGGAACTCTTTCTCCCCCCATCAGGCCATGGTCCTGTCTCAGCCAGATCCCAAGCCCTCCTCCCTAACTTGCCCAGCCACAGCCCAGAAGGAGGAAAAGTAAGCCCAAATGGGTTGGTCCGCTGGGGAGGGGTCCTCAGGCTGAGGGAAGGTGGGTTCGCCTCTGCCTAAGGTTGAATGCATGAGCCCAGATGACTGCTGGGCCCTCACTCTCAGAAAGACCTCAAGGAGACACTCAGATATGGCCTCTCTTAGCTCTGCGTCCCTGCTCCTCTGAAAGGCTGGCCTGGCATCTCTGCTTCCTGCTTCAGTGTAACCCTGGGAGCCCTGGCTGGGGAAGGGgccaccctcctgccccagctctgGCGAGGTGACTGTTTACTCACTGTGCCCCTGCTTTCGCCGGCCACTGCCCACACAGACACACGCGATCCAAGGAGCTGGTTGAACCAGCTTTCCCAGGCCTGAGTGCAGCAGTGAACGTGCTTCTACTTCCGGCCAGGGAGACACCTGCCCCACAGGCCTCGGTCAGCCAGCCGCCTCTGCCGTATGCCTGCCCCAGAGCTCAGAGTCAGCTCTAAGGCATGACCCTGTTCTCCACCAGATCCTCCCCAGGAGGCTCCCCTTCTGAGAGTTCACTGGGTCGACCCTCCCTTGTTTTCTAGAtcaggaaactaaggcccagagaggggaaggcacTTCCCAGGAATACCCagcaaactgggaacacagccaAAACTAGAACTCAGGGCTCATTTTTCCTGAAGCTGAAGGAAGGTggaaggaggaggacaggaaGGTGAAGGTGAGAaaaaagggcagggaaaggaaggaggatgagaaagtgaggggagaaaggagcCTGGGAGATGGAGAAGTTCTAGAAAGCGATCTCCTGGTAAAGTAGAACAAGGCTGGCGTACTTGGGGCTCTCCTGGATACGGAGGCAGAGGGTGGTGTTTGCTGTCCCCCTGGCTCAGTCCAGAGGTCTGCCTCCGGGCCCCACCCAAAGGAAAACTCTGCACCAAGCCAGGCCTGACCTCAGGGCCTAGGGGCCCGGGAGCCAGCCCCACACCCTGCAGACGTTCTTCCGGAGTTACCAAGCAGCCCCAGGGAGGACCACACCTCTCCTGACATCTGCCCGGCCTGTTGCCCCAGGACTCAGCTACCTGCCAGTTCAGCCTCTCACTCACTGCGCAGGCAAGAGAAGCCAGGTTCAGGAAGGGGGAGTTGAATGGGGCATGTGGGTAGTGCCCCGAACACTTGTTCCTCCCCAGGACCAGCGCGGGTGCCCCTAGGTGACCTGGGATGAGTCACTTCCCTGGCAGTTCCTTGATGGCCCAACAGTAACAGACAGGGGCTcatcctgtccctcccccacgGAGGGGGGCCATGAGAACTGAAAACACAGCTGGGCTTGGGAACTGGCCAACATGGTTGTGTCCTTAGGGAGGCGCAGGAGGAAGGGATAGTCTCAGCTGGGCCACAGACTCCCTGTGCAGCCAGCCTTCTGCGGACATCAgcttcttcatctgcaaaatggggacagcGAGCCTCCCGCACACGGACAGGGAGCTCACAGATAGGGTATGCAGTGGGACGAACAGGCTCCAAAACACGAGGGCAGGGAGTGGAGCTTGAGAGGAGTGGGAAGACAGGCCACACTCTGTGCTCTTGTTATCTGTGTCCCTGTCCCCCACGAGCCTCTGGGCTCCTCAAGGGCAAGGCCTGGGCCCCGGTCATCTCCATGTTCCCAGACTCAGCCTGATACCTCGACGGGCTCAGCACAAAATGGCTAGATGAACAaatgagacagaaacagaaaatggaatgCATGAGCAAACGAATGGACAATGAAAGGTAAACAGCGAGCTCCACGAAGTCAGGGACCAGAGCTGTCTACAATAACATCCCACACATGGACCAGCACCTGCCCCATGGCAGGTGCTCAACACaatgtagaatgaatgaatgagacagaAAGACTGGATGGGCTGCTTCATTCCCCAGGCTATCCTCAGATTTCCAGTGCCCCACAGAGCGCAGACTTGGCAAGGGTCTCCTGCCCACTCTGGCTCTTACCTTTCTGCAGGTGAATGATATCGGGGAAGTTTGAGAGCAGGCCCTGGTAGAGGGAGAGCGTGTCAAGCATCTGGAAGAGGTCGTTTTTGGGCTGCTCGGCGAACATCTCACCAACAGCTTCATAGGTGCGGCCCGTGTGAGAAATGGCGCTGTTGAGGGCCTCGGAGCTAAACGGGGGGTCCATCTGGAAGGCATGGCTGATGGCCTGGAAAGCACTGCCCAGCTTCTGGAACTCCTTGCGGAAGCCCCCCACATGCTTGCGCACCAGTTCCGAAGCCACGGTGCTGAGCTGCAGGACGCTGTCGTCCATCTTCTTGCTGAAGGCCTTGAAGGTGTCCACACGGTCCTCCACGTCCTGCAGGTCCTGGTGCTCCGTGGGGATCTGGAAGGTGAGCAGGAAGCTGGCACCCACCATCTCATCCTTCTCGGCCCGGCGCTTGCCCATCTTCCACTGCTTGTCGTCCAGGCAGCTGAGGAAATGCTGGAAGCCCTCATACTGGGACAGCACGGGGTGGCTGGTCATGTGGTCCATCCAGAGAATGAGCCGACGCTTCCGCTTCTCAATAAAGTCCTCTTCGAAGCGGCCTGTGGCCTGCTTCTCTGGCAGGTGGGGCACCGAGATGACAGTGAACTTGTGCAACAGGCGGTTATAGAGCCAGTCAAAGTGTTTGTAGCGCCGGTAGACTGGCGAGCCGGCGTGGGTCGGTGTGAGCTTGTAGGAGATGTAGCTTTTGATGCCCTTGAACTTGGTCTGTTTGGTGGGGTCCTCCACAGAACAGGCAAACGGGTGGGGGTTGGCCTTCCATTGGGGCCCACGAGGGCCCATTTCAATGGAGTACGTCTCGGCGATCTTGGCCATCATGGGCACATCACCCAGGATAAAGGCCTCCACTCCAGAGCGCACGAAGCACGAGAAACGGTTGAGGTTGCGTCCCACCACGCTGCCGCGCTTGGCAGACGCCAGGCTGTCCTGCCGCTCCAGGGCTGGCTTGGGCCTAAAGGCCATGTGCTGGCTGGGGTAGGCACCAGGGTATGAGAGGTTGAGAGGCGGGTGCCCGTTGGTGCCCAGCCCACCAGCCCGAGGCTCCTCTACCACAGTACCTCCATCATCCCAGTCATCCCAGTCATCGTCATCATCCTCCTCAAAGCTGCCCTGGTGTGAGAGGAAGCCACTGACCCCACCACTCCTGGAAGGGCTGGCCACACCGGAGCTGTCATACAAGCTCACCTGGGTGCCCAGAGAGCCTGGGCTGCTGGAGTAGTCGGCATGGTTGGGGCTAGCACCAGACCGGATGATCTCCACGTAAGAGGCAGGGAAGAGCCCTGTCTCCCCGCGGCTGTTCTGGCCCTGCAGCCAGCCATCCAGCGAGGTCTCACTGAAGATGACCAGGTCCTCATCCTGATGGATACTGATCTCCTCCTTGTTCTCGCTGCGGAAGTCATAGAGGGCTCGCCCTTTCAGTGCCATGGCTGGGCCAGTGGTAGAGAGAGACGAGGACAGCGTCCTGCCCCGAACTGGGAATGCACTAGCAGCTCAAGGCCTGTCACAGCAACTCAGTCTCTTGGCCCCTAAACTGGGATTTACTGCCCACAGATGCTGTCCAGCCTCCCACCACTCAAAGCAATGTCCGAGGCTCATTAACTGCCTATTATTATTAGGTCTCCGACACACTCCTGTGAGCAGGGAGAGATCATGTCCATGTagtctctcctttcttcccctcccagaAGAAAATTCAAGTGAACTGGAGAAATCAGCTTTAAGAGGGCAAGAATTTGTTTGACACCTTCCACTGGAACAATGTTCTAAAATAGAAGAGAATCACTCAAAAACCACCGTTCCAGAAACCGAGGCAGCTCTGGCTCTCAGCAACTTCAGGCTGCTCTCACATTCCTCTGCAgatctgctccttcctccttcctcctcctcctgggccactGGGTTTTCAAAAATCCAGAAAATCCAAGAAGGGCATGGAGAAAAGCAGCAGCCTCTTGAATCCAGTCCAAGGGTGGATGTGTCCGGCTTCACAACGAGCCAGCCGGGGGGGAAACAAGGACTGAGGCTTACACAACAGGCCGCCAACTCCGTCGACCCTGGCGGCCCAGCCAGCTCTGGCCGGGCCTCAGGCCCCCCGACCCCCAGCCCTCAGCCGGCTCAGGAACCTTCTCCCCGCCTCCGGAGCGGCCAGCCCCCACCCTAGGGAAGGAGGGGGCGCGACGAGGCGCTCTGGCGACTTCTGGCCACTAGCTGAGTGGCCTCTTTTGTTTGCCTAGCTCCTCCGCAGTTTCTGAGCCTGAAGCTGACCCTGATCTGAGTCCAAGGATCCCGTCCAAAGGTAAGCCCCGCGGTCCCCGGTCCCGGCGCGCAGGCCCTACAGACCCCCAGCCCTggcgtgcacgcacacactcaACAGGAGTTTGGAGAGTGCGCTCCCGCGAGCAGATGGCGCGCCCGGCCGGCTGGCGCTCGGTCCTCCGCTCGGCCCCGCGGTGTCCCGCCGGCGGGCGGCGGGCTGTGCCACCAGCACGCCTCCTCGTTCAGCACTCGCAGCCCCTCTGCGCCGCCGCCAGCGAGAACCTAGctccaaaacaacagaaaaaaagggaTTCCGGGAGGCGGCGTCGGGAGAAAGGAGGGAATAGCCGAGGgggaggtgaggggtggggagagggagggagggagggaggaaaagctgGCTGGGGAATTGGGCAAACTCCGCCGCACTTCCGCGCGTCCTGGCTGGGCAGGCACGGCCCGGCTCCGCCCTCCCGCGGCCTGGAGCGCTGCAGCCTAGGGGCCCCCGCCTACTCCTCGCGGCTTTCCTTCTGGCGCTCGCCCTCCCTAGCTCGCTCGGGTCTGGGGCTGAAGGAGGGGGCCGGGATTCTCCAGGACCCCCCTGCCAGTCTGCCCCGCGGGGAGACACCTCTCACCCGAGGAGCTcgagcgccgccgccgccgccgccgcctcgccTCGCCTCCTGGGTTCTGTCACCCTCCTGCCTTTCCCATGACGCAAGTGACGGAAAACTCCGAAAGTTTGCAAAGTGAGGACTTGCGAGGAGGACGCCAGAGCCAAGACCCCGGGGGAGGGGATTGAAGAAGGGTGCCGGGAGGGCCGCCGACGCCCCCctcccattcccctgcccctTCACCCCTTCCCTGGGGAGACAGGATGAAACTGGGCCGAGGCGCAGCCTGGGGATTGTTCTCCAGAGAGGGCCCCAGGGCGGCCCCAGGGCCAGCAGCGCCCTCTGGGAAGAATCCTTAGAGGCCTGGGATACTGACCGCAGCAGGTCCTGGTACTTTAGCCAGACAGGGCCAGAAGCGCCCCCTGCCCTGGGAGACTTCCTTCAGAGGGAAAGACCTAAACCTACGTATGTAGCAACCGGGAACAAGCTTAGGCACGACCGGTTCCGTGAGGCTTTGTGCGGCCACGGGAACTAGATGTTCATCTGCAGTCAGCAGCAAGGAGAGAGGGGTGGTCTACAAAGGCTTGGGCGAAGAGGCAAGGGGGATCTGACACTCGGTAAGCCCATCCGGGACACTTTGGTCGCTGACTGTCGGGCActctgctgggggctggggattACATCACAACAGGCAATAGGTATTGTGCCTTCTTGGGTTTACAGTCCGAGTTCTTGTACTTAATTCATCTATCCTGTGTCTGTCTCATTCAGTCATGCAATCAAGGAAGCATCAATTTAGTAATCATTCTGTATCAGGCCCCCTAGactacaaagataaataagacattgTCCTTACCTTCCTGAAGCTCAGATATGTCAGAAGAAGACCGGTAACTCCCTACCCAGTGTCACCAGGGGCATGAAATGTGCATGGGAGGGCACTTGTCCCATGGCTGGAGCAAggatcaaggaaggcttcctggaggaggaggtgcTTAAGGTGAGACCAAGGCTTTAGCCCCTACTCCTCTTCCTGGCTATGCCCTAGAGCCTTGCCTTACCCCCTTCCAGCTAGAATGTCCTTCCTCCTCATTCTGACTTTTCCTACTTGTTGCAGATTAATTGGTACAAGGTAGAGCTGCTAAAGCTGGGCATCTTTGgctggttttttggttgttttggttttttggtttctttaaagatttttttttttgacagacggaaatcacaagtaggcagagaggcaggcaggggcggggcggggggagcagggtctctgctgagcagagagcccaatgcagggctcgatcccaggaccctgagatcatgacctgagctgaaggcagaggctttaacccactgagccaccgaggcgccccaccTTCGGCTGTTTTGAGGGTTATAGGTGCAGGTCTCTGGCCCCAAAACCCAAGTTCATTGGTACAGTGTGTAGATCTGATTCCCTATGCAGGGCTGGCATATGACCTGAAAAAAAGCTATGTACAAACCCCTGAaggccaggttttttttttgttactgtagttgacatacaatacatgaaactaaaatacattagtttcaggtgtacaacatagtgaatTGACAATTACATATATTACCAGTTGCTCACGGTGTTAAGTGTAATGACCAGCCCAGGTATTAAACCGCAAAGAGAAATACAACTGGTCAGGCAGGCCTGAGTTTTTGCATCAACAGAGCACGGCAGTCTGAGCTGCTCCTTAGGAAATTCAGTtaccagtgctcgcttcggcagcacatatactaaaataggaAATCCAGTTACCAGAAGGTTAGCTCAGAACCAGAAAACCCCATGATAGGAAGAGGAGATGGTGTGACAAGTCTTTTAGCCAAGAAATCTTGAGATCTTGTCCCCCACAATAGGGGCAGCCTTGATTCTAAGGATTCGGGTCATCCTACTCTTGGTACAACCAGAGCTAGAGTGTGTTTCCCCCAGCTACTTTTGGGATACCCcttctttgtgatctctcttcagTTCCCATAGCCTCTCTCCAAGCTGAGCCTAACAACAGCAACTTCTTCATCAGTGCCAAACACTGCTGTAAACATTTTACCTTTATTAGCTCCGTTAATACAATCAGTGGGATTTCTGCTTACCCAACCAGGATCCTAGTCCAGCCACCACCCTGATGGTCTTTGAGTTGGTTCCCAAACACCTCAGTCACACATTCACAGACCAAGAATCTAAGACTTAACTCCCACATCTGTTCTGGGTGGGGTTTTTCTGACTCTCAGGAGCCACCCTTATGTCCAGGTTCTTGGGGAAAATTCTCTTGAGTCTCACAGAGATTTCCATCCAGTACTAGTATCTTCCATTCCCTTCCTTTCAATGACCCTCTTGAAGTCTAGGAATAATACCGCTCCCCCCACCTACCCCAGCCCAGGTGCTAGTCCCTGGAAACTGCACTAACCTTTGTGGTTTCCCTACACCCTGCCCATTCCCTTGAGACAAAGTCCCTTTATTTAATTCTCCTcacattattctattttttaaaatttttaaatttattcatttgacagagggaaagagctcaagctgggggagcagcagagggagagggagaagcaggctccccgctgagcagggagcccaaccctgggatcatgaccagagccaaaggcagccagcTGCCCCTCCTCACATCGTTCTATTTGGAGTGTGTTCTCTTTCCTGCTGGGGCCCTGACTCATGCTCAGCAAACAGCATCCATTCCTCTCCAAGCACCCAACTCTCCTCCTTTAGCAAAGGAGTCAGCAAGGAGAACTGCAGCCAGTGGTTTCCAGGCTGACCCCAGTAGTGGCAGCAAGGGTATATGGGACTACACTGTAACAATGCACACGAGAGGACAAGAACCTGAGATAGTGCAAGGGTACAGGGCTAGGGAAAAGTAAATCTGGGACTTTATGCAAGTAGAATAGACTGGAATGGCATCCAACAAGCTGTGGGTATTGAGGAAAAGAGTCAAcccacatctttaaaaaatagattctcCACTCTACTTCCTCCACCAGCTACTGCCCCATTTCTCTGCATGCATGAGCAAAATTTCTCAAAATAGCCATCTATACTAGCTGCCtgcaatttctttcctttctcttcttaaaCCCCTCTAGCCAGTCTTTCACAGTCACACTCCACTGAAACTATTCTTGTCAAGGGCAAAGTTATCAATGACCTAATGGTTATTCTCAGCTCCCTTCTTACTCAACCTCTCCTTAGCATTTCACTGAGTTGATCACTCTTTCCCCCTCTGTACACTTTTCACTTGCATCAGGGAGACCATACTCTCCTGGTTTCCCTTCTACCTCACTGGTTCATCCTcctctctccaataattcttAATCCTAGAGTGACTACAGAAAGTGCTCCTCTTAACTTTTCTAACCTATTCTCTCCTTTGATGACCTCCCAGGATGATAGCTTGAtacatcatctttcttttttttttttttttaagatttttattcatttacttgacagaaagagatcacaagtaggcagagaggcaggcagagagagagagagggaagcaggccccctgttgagcagagagcccgatgtgggactcgatcccaggaccctgagatcataacctgagccgaaggcagcggcttaacccactgagccacccaggcgccccgatacatCATCTTTCTGCCAataacatttcaatttttttaatctccaaacTAGGCCTTTCTCTAGAATTCCAGACTCAAATGTCTTTCTCCTTGACATCTCCCCG contains these protein-coding regions:
- the SNX33 gene encoding sorting nexin-33 — protein: MALKGRALYDFRSENKEEISIHQDEDLVIFSETSLDGWLQGQNSRGETGLFPASYVEIIRSGASPNHADYSSSPGSLGTQVSLYDSSGVASPSRSGGVSGFLSHQGSFEEDDDDDWDDWDDGGTVVEEPRAGGLGTNGHPPLNLSYPGAYPSQHMAFRPKPALERQDSLASAKRGSVVGRNLNRFSCFVRSGVEAFILGDVPMMAKIAETYSIEMGPRGPQWKANPHPFACSVEDPTKQTKFKGIKSYISYKLTPTHAGSPVYRRYKHFDWLYNRLLHKFTVISVPHLPEKQATGRFEEDFIEKRKRRLILWMDHMTSHPVLSQYEGFQHFLSCLDDKQWKMGKRRAEKDEMVGASFLLTFQIPTEHQDLQDVEDRVDTFKAFSKKMDDSVLQLSTVASELVRKHVGGFRKEFQKLGSAFQAISHAFQMDPPFSSEALNSAISHTGRTYEAVGEMFAEQPKNDLFQMLDTLSLYQGLLSNFPDIIHLQKGAFAKVKESQRMSDEGRMAQEEADGIRRRCRVVGFALQAEMNHFHQRRELDFKHMMQNYLRQQILFYQRVGQQLEKTLRMYDSL